The Dietzia sp. ANT_WB102 region TAAAGGAACTTTTGGACTTTACGTCCAGCTTCAGACACGCCGCGCCGCCTGCTGTTATAGAAGTTACAGCAGTGTATTTTGCCGATCGATGTTTCACATGTGTTCCCTGTGACCTACGGTGCTAAAGGAACAATAGGTTCTGCCGAGTCGGCATGAGGCACCAGTGGCGCAGGGGAAGGCATCACCGGCCGCCGAGTCCGTCTCGGTCACGCGTCCCGCCGTGCGGGTCGCGCGGTCAGCCGCACCCAGGTGCGGTCAGCGGAAGGTGAAACGTGGAGCCTGACCATTCGTCGAATCGTGCCCGTGGGGTGCGCCCGCGTGGCAATCGTGGAAGACCACCGGGCCGGGCGGCACTGGCCGCTGCGCTGGTCCTGGGAACTGCTGCCGGGGTCGTACACGCGCCGATCTCCGGCGCACAGCCGATCTCGGCGGTCGCACCGAGGGACATCTCCGGACTCATCCGTGCCGTCGCCGAGGCCACCGCCACACTCGACCAGACCCATGAGGAGATCGCGGTCCAGCGCGAGAGCGTCAACAAGAGCCTGGTCGACCTGCAAATGGCCCGAATCGAACTCGATCGCGCCATTGCCCACGCCGACCGCACCTCCGCCGAACGCGAGCAGGCCGAGTCCGGCGTCGAGGCCGCGCGGAACGCGCTCGACGACTACTCCCGCCTGCTGCACCGCCAGGGCACCGCACCTGGCGCGGCGTCAGGGATCCTGAACCCCGGCGGTCCGGCGGACGCAGGTCTCCGCCAGGAGTATCTCCGGCGCGCCGCGGCTGATCAACGCACGGTGGTGGGGGACATGGTGGCGGCGGCCGAGGAAGCCGCCCGACAAGAGTCCGACGCCGTCGCCGCCCGCGACGCAGCCGAGCAGCGCTACTCCGATGCCGCCGCTCGTCGTGACTCCGCGGAGGCGGAAGTGTCCGAGGTCGCGGGGGATGTCGCCGCTCTCGAGGAGCAGGTCGGCACATTGACCCGCGAACTGGAGGAGCACCGTTCAGCCCTCGCGGAGTCGGGAGCGACGCCTGCCGGCCCGCGAACCGAGGCCACGGACGGGGTCGACGCCGAAGCCATGCGTGCCGAAGCGCTCAGTGCTCTCGCCGCCGAACCAGAGGCGGGGGAGCAAGCCGCCGACATTGCGTCCGCCCTCCCCTCGCATCTCGACCTCGGCGCCGTACGTCAGTTCGCCGGAGGCTCCTCCGACCAGGCGACCCGCGCCCTCGGCGGGACGATCGACGCCGGCAGCGTGGGCGCGGCCATCGACGCGGGTATCAACGGTGACACCGAGCGGATCGTGCAGCAGGTTGCCGACGCCATCGGCCGTGCCGACTTCGGGTCGATCGCCCAGGGGCCGGCGGCACCCGGGCCAGCGGCACCCGGGCCGGGAGGCGGCCAGGGTGGGAATTCCGGACCCCCCTCGAACAGTGCTCGCGTGGAGACCGTCGTCAACCGGGCCCTATCCCAGCTCGGGGTTCCTTACGCCTGGGGAGGCGGCGACGCCAAGGGGCCCACCCGCGGTATCCGCGACGGCGGTGTCGCCGACAGTCACGGGGACTACAACAAAATCGGATTCGACTGCTCAGGTCTGATGATCTACGCGTTTGCCGGGATCGGTAAAGCCCTCCCGCACTACACCGGCTACCAGTACACCGCCGGACCACAGCACCCCGTGGCCACCCGCCAGCGCGGGGACATGCTGTTCTGGCCCGGCCACGTGGCCCTCTACCTGGGTGACGGCAAGATGGTCGAGGCTCCCCAGTCCGGCGACGTCGTGAAGATCTCCTCGGTGCGCATGGCCGGGATCTGGCCGATGGTGGTGCGGCTGGTCTGACCGGGGCACCGGTACTGTCGTCCCCAGCCCGTTCGGACGGCCCCGGCAGGGCGCCCGGAACACCCGACCACGCGAAGGAGCCCTCCGCGGTGAGCGATCCCCACCCCGAAACGCCGAGCCAGCACGGCGAGCCGCCAGCGGTGAGCGCGTCGACCGCCGCGGAGGACGCCCGTCTCCTTGAGCGGGCAGTCTACGAGGTCAAGAAGGTCGTGGTGGGCCAGGACCGATTGATCGAGATGATCCTCGTCGGCCTGCTCTCGCGGGGTCATATCCTGCTCGAGGGTGTCCCCGGCGTGGCCAAGACCCTCACCGTGGAGACCTTCGCGACCGTGGTGGGGGGCAGCTTCAGTCGTCTCCAGTTCACCCCGGACCTGGTACCCGCCGACATCGTCGGTACCCGGATCTACCGTCAGGGGCGCGAGGAGTTCGAGGTCGAACTCGGCCCGATCCTGGCCAACTTCGTGCTCGCAGACGAGATCAACCGGGCTCCCGCGAAGGTCCAGTCCGCGTTGCTGGAGGTCATGGCCGAGGGACACGTTTCCATCGGCGGTCAGACCTTCCCCATGCCCAGCCCGTTCCTCGTCATGGCTACGCAGAACCCCATCGAGAGCGAGGGCGTGTACCAGCTGCCCGAGGCGCAACGGGACCGCTTCCTGTTCAAGCTCGTCGTTGATTACCCGAGCCCGGAGGAAGAACGTGAGATCGTCTACCGGATGGGCACCACGCCCCCGGAACCGACGCAGGTGCTCGGGGTGGACGCCCTGATACGCCTACAGACGGCGGTCCGCGAGGTGTTCGTCCATCACGCGTTGGTCGACTACGTCGTCCGCGTCACGATCGCCACGCGCGAACCCGCACGACACGGCCTCGAGGACGTCGCGCGTTGGCTGTCCTACGGCGCTTCTCCGCGCGCGACGCTCGGCGCCGTCACCGCGGCCCGCGCGCTCGCCTTGGTGCGCGGGCGCGACTACGTGGTCCCGCAGGACGTAGTTGACGTCCTGCCCGCCGTCCTCCGCCACCGGCTCGTGCTGACCTACGATGCACTGGCCGACGAGGTCACCGCCGACACCGTTGTGCGCCGCGTGCTCGAGGCAGTGCCGCTCCCGCAGATCAGCGCGGTTCCCGCCCAGGCCGGCCCACCGCCGTCACGGTGAACGCCGCGGACGCGGGCAGGCGCGACGACCCGGCCGATGTGTCCTCCCGGGCGGCCCTGGCCCAGCTGGAACTGCTCGTCACGCGCCGTCTGGACGGCGTCCTCAACGGAGACCACCGAGGTCTCCTGCCGGGGCCGGGAACCGAGCCCGGAGAGGCACGGGCCTACGAACCCGGGGACGACGTCCGCACGATGGATTGGTCGGTCACAGCGAGGACTACCGTCCCGCACATCCGGCAGACCATCGCGGATCGTGAGCTCGAGACCTGGCTGATCGTGGACCTTTCGCCCAGCCTCGACGTGGAGAGCCGCTACGGCACAAAGCGGCGCCTTGTTGAGGCCGCCGTCGCCACTGTGGGCTTCCTCTCCGCGGGCGGCGGCAGCCAGGTAGGGATGGTGCTCACGGGAGACGGCCGACCTCGAGTTCTGCGGGCCACCGGCGGGCGCGATCACGTCCGACGACTGCTCGACGAGGTGGCACGGGCGACCCCGCGTGTCTCTTCGGGGGGCTTGCTCGACGACTGCCTCCACGCCGTCCGGAACGCCGCCCGTCGGCATGGGCTGGTCGTGGTGATCTCCGACTTCCTGTCCGAGGTGAACTGGGAGCGTTCCCTGCGCGTCCTCGGCACCCGCCACGAGTTCCTCGCCGTCCACGTGTCCGACCCGCTCGACATCGCCCTGCCCGCCGTGGGGGCGGCACTCCTGCAGGATCCAAACACCGGGGAGGTGCTGGAACTCGACGTCGACGACGCCCTCGCCGCCGACTATCGCCGTGCAGCCCAGGAGCAGCGCGACCGTGTCCATTCCGCCCTCCGGCGATGCGGTGCTCCCGTCCTCGCCCTACGGACCGACCGGGACTGGATACGCGACGTCATCGACTTCGTCGGCGTTCGCCGGCAGGGCGGACTGCCCACCGGTGACAGCCTGACCAGAGACTTACCCGACGACCACCCCGGGGCGCAGGAGGTGGCGCCGCGGTGAGCCTCTCCGAATTCCAGCACCCGCTCTGGCTGATACTGCTGGTCGTGCCCCTCGCACTCGCCGCGGGGTACGTCATCGCGCTGCGCTCGAAGAAGCGGCGGACCGTACGGTTCGGCAATTTCGGGGCCCTGCGAACCGTCGACCGTCGCGGCCGCCACTGGTTCACGCACGTCCCTGCCGTGCTCCTGGTGCTCTCGCTGCTCGCCCTCGTAGTGGCCCTGGCTGGACCACAGAGGGAGCAGAAGGTCCCACGGAACCGGGCGACCGTGATGCTCGTCGTCGACGTGTCCCTCTCCATGGAGGCCACCGACGTCTCGCCGTCGCGGCTCGAGGCCGCGCAACAGGCCGCCACGACCTTCACCAACAATCTCACCCAAGGCGTCAACCTGGGTCTGGTGTCCTACGCGGGTACCGCGTCGATGCTCGTCGCCCCCACCACCGATCGGGGACCGGTGGTCCGCGCGGTCGAGCGGCTCAAACTCGACGAGCGGACCGCCACAGGCGAGGCCATCTACACCGCCACGCAGGCGATCTCCACGTTCACCGAGAGCCTCGGCGGCCCCGACCAGGCACCACCGGCGAGGATCGTGTTGCTCTCCGACGGAAAGGAGACCGTGCCCGCCGACCCCACCGAGGAGCGGGGCGCGTTCACCGCCGCCGAACGCGCCGCGGAGGCGGGCATCCCCGTCTCCACCATCTCGTTCGGCACCCTGTACGGCACCGTCGACATCCAGGGCAGGCCCCAGCCGGTTCCCGTCGACGACGCATCCCTTCGCCGGATCGCGGATATCTCCGACGGCGACTTCTTCACCGCCTCCAGCCTGGAGGAGCTCGACTCCGTCTACCGGACTCTCGAGGAACAGATCGGTTACGAATGGAAGAATGCCGACGCCTCCCGGCCCTGGCTCGTCGTAGGGACCTTGCTGGCGATGGCAGCCGCCGCAGGCTCCTTGTCCGCGCACCGCAGGATCCCGTGACACCGACCGAGAGTCGAGTATGTACCGGCGCCGAACGCCCACCCCGGCTCGCTAGGGTGGGGGACATGGTTTCCGAGAGCACGCGCGACATCACCCCCCGTACGGTCCTCGTGACCGGAGGTAACCGCGGGATCGGGCGGGCGGTGGCTGAGCGTCTCCACTCCGACGGCCACCGGGTGGCCGTCACCCACCGCGGATCCGGTGCACCCGACGGCCTTTTCGGGGTGCAGTGTGACGTCACCGATCCCGCCTCGGTTGACTCCGCCTTCACCGCCGTCGAGGCGGAGTTCGGACCCGTCGAGGTCGTCGTGTCCAATGCCGGCATCACCGAGGACACCCTGCTCATGCGGATGAAGGACGAGCAGTTCACCAGCGTGCTGGACGCCAATCTCGCCGGCGCGTTCCGCGTGGCCAAGCGGGCCTCCCGAGGAATGCTGCGGGCAAGGTTCGGTCGCTTGATCTTCATCGGCTCGGTGGTGGGCCAGTCCGGTACCGCGGGCCAGGTGAACTACGCCTCCTCCAAGGCCGGGCTTATCGGCATGGCGCGCTCGCTCACCCGCGAACTCGGATCGCGCAGCATCACCGCGAACGTCGTGGCCCCGGGATTCATCGATACGGATATGACCTCTGCGCTGGACGACAAGACGCAGGAGCAGGCCATCGCGGCGATCCCGCTCGGACGTAAGGGGTCGGCCGACGATGTGGCCGGTGTGGTGAGTTTCCTCGCCGGCGACGATGCCGGTTACATCTCCGGGGCCGTGATCCCGGTCGACGGCGGAATGGGAATGGGGCACTGATATGAGCGAGACCGACACGGGCGCGACAGTGGAGGGCGGCACCGGGTTGCTGTCCGGTAAGACGATCCTCGTCACAGGCGTCATCACCGACGCGTCCATCGCGTTCCACATCGCAAAGCACTGCCAACTTCACGGCGCGCGGGTCATCCTCACCGCGTTCGGCCGTCCCACACTGGTCAAAGCCATCTCCAAGCGCCTGCCCGAACACCCGCCGGTGATCGAGCTCGACGTCCAGAACGAGGAGGACCTGGCGGCATTGTCCGACCGAGTGCGGGAGCACACCGACTCGCTTGACGGGGTGGTCCATTCGATCGGGTTCGCTCCGCCCAGCTGTCTCGGTGATCCCTTCCTCGACGCGCCGTGGAAGGACGTGGCAGTGGCGCTCGAGGTCTCCGCCTACTCCTACGCCGCGCTCGCAAAGGCTGTGCGTCCCCTCCTGGGTCGCGGCGGGTCGATCATCGGCCTCGACTTCGACCCCCGATTCTCCATGCCGTTCTACAACTGGATGTCGGTCGCCAAGAATGCCCTCGAGGCGGTCAACCGCTATGTCGCCCGCGAACTGGGGCCCGAGGGGATCCGCTCGAACCTCATCGCGGCCGGGCCCGTGAAGACCCTCGCAGCCAAGGCGATCGCCGGGGACGCACTCGGCCCCGGTGGCGAGCTCGACCAGATGCAGGACGAGTGGGACAGGCGGGCGCCGCTGGGCTGGGATGTCGACGACCCCACCGCGGTCGCGACGACAGCAGTCGCGCTGCTCTCTGACCTCATGGCCGCCACGACAGGCACGGTCATCTACGCGGACGGCGGCGCCGGCACCGTCTCCTTCAGCGGACAGGAGAAGTGACATGACCGGATCGACGGACGACACCGGGCAGCAGGTGGACGCACTGCTCGTGCTCTCCTTTGGCGGGCCCGAGGGGCAGGAGGACGTGATCCCCTTCCTCGAGAACGTCACCCGGGGCCGAGGGATCCCGCGGGAGCGACTGGAGGAGGTGGCCACCCACTACCGCCATCTCGGTGGCCGCAGCCCCATCAACGACCTCAACCGGGAGATCATCACCAATGTGGAGGCCGAACTGGCCCGCCGAGGACGCGACCTGCCTGTCTACTTCGGTAACCGCAACTGGATGCCGATGGTCGAGGACACCGTGCGTCAGATGGTGGCCGACGGCGTGCGCACCGCCGCCGTATTCGCGACGTCGGCCTGGGGCGGGTACTCGGGCTGCGCCCAGTATCAGGAGGACATCGCCAGGGCCCGGGACCAGGTCGAGGGAGCGCCGACCATGGTGCGGCTCCGTCAGTTCTACGACCACCCATTGTTCGTGCAACGGTTCGCGACCGATCTCAAGGCGGCGGTCGCCTCCGCCGCCCCGGGGGCTCGGGTGATCTTCACGGCCCACTCCGTCCCGAATGCCGCAGACGAGACCGCGGGCCCGCCGGCCCTCGGCGGCCGCCTCTACAGCCGTCAGGTCGCCGAGGCGTCGCGACTGGTTGCAGCAGCGGCCGGCGTTGAGGACTACGACCTGGTGTGGCAGTCCCGCTCCGGCCCGCCGAGCGTGCCGTGGCTGGAACCGGATGTAGTGGACCATGTGAGCGACCTGGCATCGACGAAGGAGGTCCGAGACGTCGTGGTGGTTCCCATCGGGTTCATCTCCGACCACGTCGAAGTGATCTGGGACCTGGACACCGAACTGGTCGACGAAGTCCGCGAACTCGGTGTGACGGTGACCCGCTGTGCGACTCCCGGACCGAGTCCGGAGTTCGCCGGCATGATCCTCGAACTGCTCGACGAGGTCGAGTCGGGCACCCCGCAGGAGCGTCCCGGTAGCGTCCCCGCTCTGGGGCGCAACCGCGACGGTTCGCGCTGCGCGATCGGCTGCTGCGCGCGCTAGATTTCCGCTCGGGCTAGATCTCTCTCAGGGCCGCCTCGCCGGCCGCGGCCACCGCGGACCGGCGGGCCGCGTCTTTCACCGCGACGAGACGACGAAGTACCGGCTCGCGCGCAGCGGGGTCGACGCCGACCTCCGGCTGTGCCAGAGCGACCGAGATGATCGCCTCGACCCGGTCGATCCTGTCCACCAACTCGAGAACCCTGGACGGGAGCCCCTCGGGTAGGCGAGTCGCATGGGCAGGGATGTCGACGGGGGCTGCAGCGTCGGCACGCACCGCGCTCCGTTCGATGAGTTCGGCGGCCTCCACGACGGCCCGCCCCAGATCGGCCAGCGCCTCCGAGGGGCCGGGCGGCTGCGGCGGGACGGGGCAGTCCTGCACACCGCGGGCCCGCCACCGGAGCACGTCCGGGTGCGGCCGGACGCAGGTGAGACACACGGCCGTCCGCGAGTCCGGGTCGCGGACGAGGAGGCCCCATCCAGCGTCGGCCACGTCCGCTCGGACGGCGGGGACCGGCGGCAGGCTTGAGGAGTCCCCGGGCGCCATCGTCAACAGCGACAGCGCCTCCGGGGCCGGGTGCGCACGCCCGGCTCGACGCAGCGCGGTCACGAGACCGGGCAGCAGGCCCGCGGGGCCAGCGACGGGGGAGACCTCGGCGATCATCGGCACCGACTCGCCGACGATCTCCAGGAGGTGGGACTGGGCCAGTCCGGAGACGTACTCCGTCAGTACGTCGAACGGCTGATCCGCCCACGCGGTGCGCAGCAGGTGCAGCGGCATCGGCCACGCAGGGGAGAGCGCCGTACTGCGGGTGAGGGGTCGGGACATGACGATCAATCCTACCGACGGTGTGCCGCGGTCACCCCCGGTGAGGCGGCGGCTACCGTGTCTTGCCATGGCTGACATGTACGGCTCCGACATCCTGTCCGGGACGGCCCGGCGTCGACGACCGGAGATCCCGGTCGTCGACGCCGAACGCGATCTGGTGGTGGAGGACGCCGAGTCCGGGTTTTGCGGGGCCGTGGTGGGGTTCGACAGGTCGTACGACGGCGAGTTCGTCAAACTCGAGGACAGGCGGGGCCGGGTGCGTCTCTTCGCGATGACCCCCTCGGCGTTCCTCATCGACGGTTCTCCGGTCACCCTGCGCAAGCCGGCGCCGGTCGCGCAACGGGGACCCGCGATCACCGCGTCGGGGTCGCGGAAGGTCGAGGGGTTGCGCGCTCGTACTGCCCGGGCGGGCCGGATCTGGGTTGAGGGCATCCACGACGCGGCCCTGGTCGAGAAGATCTGGGGTCACGACCTGCGGGTCGAGGGCGTGGTCGTCGAGCCGCTGCACGGGATCGACGACCTGCACTCTCTGGTCACCCAATTCGGTCCCACCCGCCAGGCGCGCCTGGGGGTCCTGGTGGACCACCTCGTCAAGGACAGTAAGGAATCTCGGATCGTCGCCGGGCTCGGGGAGAACGTCCTGGTGACCGGTCACCCGTACGTGGATATCTGGCAGGCGGTCAAGCCCTCCGCTGTGGGTATTGACGAATGGCCGGTGGTGCCTCGCGGGGAGGACTGGAAGACGGGGATCTGCCAGCGACTGGGCTGGGGCGAGCCAGCGGACGGTTTCCGCCGCGTCTTGTCCTCGGTGAGTTCCTACCGGGACATCGAGCCGGCCCTGCTTGGCGCGGTGGAGAGACTGGTCGACTTCGTCACCGAACCGGCCTGACCGGCAGCTTGGCGTCGAGGACCATCCCCACCAGGCCGACCGCGGCGAAACCGCCGGTGGCCCACAGTGCGGCCACGCCGTCGCCCTCGGTCAGCGAATGCCCCAGGAGGACCGCGGCCACTGTCCCCGGCGCACTGCCGATGAGTGTGGCCAGCAGGAACTGCGGGTAGGGGATCGAAGTCAGTGGGGCGGCGTAGTTAACCACCGAGAACGGCACCGCAGGTACCAGTCGCAGGCTGCCGACCGACAGCCACCCTCGCCGGCGCAGTCTCGCGTCAATTGAGGCCACCCGCGGATCCGCCCGGAGCGCTGCGGTCCGCTCGTGTCCGAGGCGCCGGATCCCGACAAACGCGAGCGTTGCGGCAACGCCGGTAGCCACGAGCGAGCATGGGATGGCCACGGCCGGGGTGAACAGGACCGCCGCCGAATAGGTGAACGTGGACCGGGGGACCGGCGTGACGGTGACAACCGCGTAGGCCGTGAAGAACGCGACCGGGAACCATGGCCCGAGATGTGCCGCCCAGTCGCGGAGTTGTTCCAATCCGGGGGTCGGCACGAGGGTCGCCACGATGATCACCAGCACCACAGCTGCCGCCCACGCCGTCACCCGGTTCCGCACTGGGACGACTGTAGTCGCCGTCGCTGGTGACGACTTCCCCCACAAGTCCCCCTCGGCACACGGGCGTGTTTCGGGCGCTCCGCGGGCTGGACTAGAGTCCGGGGGTGACCCCCTTCACTCCACAAGAGAACGAGGTACCGGTGACCAGTCCGACCACAGGTCCAGACCTTCACTCCTGGTACGCCTCTGTGGGAGCCGTCCTCGCGAAGGCCGCCCGCAAGGATCCCGCCGACATGCCGGAGGACGCGTGGCGTGCCCTCGTCGCCACCACTCGGGACGGCATCGATATCAACCCGCTGTACACGCGGGAGGACGAGATCGCTGAGCGCCCCGCGCCCGGCCAGTTCCCGTTTGTCCGCGGCGGGGACCGGTCGGGACTGCCGGAGAGCGGCTGGCACGTCAGCTCGCGGGTCGAGGTCGCGGGCGAGGTCTCCGAGGCCAATACCGAGATACTGGACCTGCTGAACCAGGGCGTCTCTGCACTGTGGCTCACCGCCGGGGCCACCGATCTGGCTGCTGTCCTGAAGGACGTCTACCTGGATCTGGCTCCGGTCACGTTCGACTCCGGCGCTGACCTGACCGAGGTCGCAGAGGCTTTCCTCGCCCTGCTCGATGAGCGCCGCTCCGCCGGCGACGGGGTCACCAACCGCGCCGCCGTCATCGCCGATCTGGGCGCGTCGCCCGTGACCTCCGCGTACGCGGGGGCGGACTCGATCGGACTCGACGCCGCGGTCCGGCTCGCGGCGCGGGTGTCGGAGCGGGAGGAGACAATCCGGACCTTCGTCGCCGACGGCACGGTCTTCCACGCCGACGGCGCCGGAGACGCCCAGGAGCTGGCGTATTCCGTCGCGGCAGGTCTGGAGTACGTGCGAGCGCTGATCTCCGCGGGATTGTCCGCCGAGGCCGCACTCGGCCAGGTCTCATTCCGGCTCGCCGCGACCGACGACCAGTTCGCCTCGATCGCCAAGTTCCGTGCCGGCAGGCTCATCTGGGCCCGGGTCGCCGAACTCCTCGGCGCCCCCGAGGCCGGAGGGGCACCTCAGCACGCGGTCACCTCGTCCGCAATGATGTCGCGCCGCGACCCCTGGGTGAACATGCTCCGCACCACCCTCGCCGCGTTCGGTGCTGGTGTCGGCGGCGCCACCACGGTGACGGTCCTCCCGTTCGACGCCTCGGTGCCGGGCGGGCTCGAGAACACGTCCCGCGCCTTCGCCGCGCGTATCGCCCGCAACACGCAACTCCTGCTGCTCGAGGAGTCCCATCTCGGTCACGTCGTGGATCCGGCCGGTGGCTCCTGGTACGTCGAATCGCTCACCGACTCACTCGCCGACGCCGCGTGGTCTGCGCTGCAGACGATCGAGGCCGAGGGCGGCCTGATCGCCGCGATCGAGGCGGGTACCGTCGCCGAGGCCATCGCCCGGGTGCGCCAGGCTCGCGACGCTGACATCGCCCACCGCACAGCCCCGATCACGGGCGTATCCGAGTTCCCCAATCTCGACGAGCAGGCCCTTGACGCGTCCCGCCGCGGTGGCGACACCTACCGCTATGGCCGCGCATTCGAGGACCTGAGGGACCGGTCTGACGCCCACCTGGAAGCCACCGGCGCCCGCCCGACCATCCTCATCGCGGGTCTCGGCCCGCAGGCCGAAACGACGCCCCGGGTGACGTTCGTGGCCAACCTGCTCGCCGCGGGCGGCATCGAGGCACGCAATCCGGGAGTCACCGAAGCCGGACAGTACGCCGGGGCCGCAGAGGGTGAGCAGATCGCCGTGCTCTGCGGCGCGGACAAGCGCTATGCAACCGAGGGGGCCGACGCCGTCCGCGCCCTCCGGGACGCCGGGATGTCGAAGGTGTACCTCGCCGGCAATGAGAAGGGCTTCCCCGCGGACGCGACCGACCGTCCGGACGGATACTTGGCCCTCGGCATGGACGCCGTCACCGCCCTGACCACCCTTCTCGACCAGCTGGAAGTGAAGTGACATGACGACCTTCCCCGATTTCAGTACCGCTCCACTCCGCTCCGCCGACAACTCGGACACCAGAGCCGAAGCGGTGGCGGTCGAGCACGGCCTCGCCGCCGACGCCCATTGGGAGACGCCGGAGGGTATCAACGTCAAGCGCGTCTACACCAAGGTCGACCGTGACGCCGTCGAGGCGGGCACCGCCCCGACGGACGACGGCGAGGAGGTCACCCCGTTCC contains the following coding sequences:
- a CDS encoding AAA family ATPase, whose protein sequence is MSSPARSDGPGRAPGTPDHAKEPSAVSDPHPETPSQHGEPPAVSASTAAEDARLLERAVYEVKKVVVGQDRLIEMILVGLLSRGHILLEGVPGVAKTLTVETFATVVGGSFSRLQFTPDLVPADIVGTRIYRQGREEFEVELGPILANFVLADEINRAPAKVQSALLEVMAEGHVSIGGQTFPMPSPFLVMATQNPIESEGVYQLPEAQRDRFLFKLVVDYPSPEEEREIVYRMGTTPPEPTQVLGVDALIRLQTAVREVFVHHALVDYVVRVTIATREPARHGLEDVARWLSYGASPRATLGAVTAARALALVRGRDYVVPQDVVDVLPAVLRHRLVLTYDALADEVTADTVVRRVLEAVPLPQISAVPAQAGPPPSR
- the inhA gene encoding NADH-dependent enoyl-ACP reductase InhA — translated: MSETDTGATVEGGTGLLSGKTILVTGVITDASIAFHIAKHCQLHGARVILTAFGRPTLVKAISKRLPEHPPVIELDVQNEEDLAALSDRVREHTDSLDGVVHSIGFAPPSCLGDPFLDAPWKDVAVALEVSAYSYAALAKAVRPLLGRGGSIIGLDFDPRFSMPFYNWMSVAKNALEAVNRYVARELGPEGIRSNLIAAGPVKTLAAKAIAGDALGPGGELDQMQDEWDRRAPLGWDVDDPTAVATTAVALLSDLMAATTGTVIYADGGAGTVSFSGQEK
- a CDS encoding TVP38/TMEM64 family protein, which encodes MRNRVTAWAAAVVLVIIVATLVPTPGLEQLRDWAAHLGPWFPVAFFTAYAVVTVTPVPRSTFTYSAAVLFTPAVAIPCSLVATGVAATLAFVGIRRLGHERTAALRADPRVASIDARLRRRGWLSVGSLRLVPAVPFSVVNYAAPLTSIPYPQFLLATLIGSAPGTVAAVLLGHSLTEGDGVAALWATGGFAAVGLVGMVLDAKLPVRPVR
- a CDS encoding DUF3097 domain-containing protein; the encoded protein is MADMYGSDILSGTARRRRPEIPVVDAERDLVVEDAESGFCGAVVGFDRSYDGEFVKLEDRRGRVRLFAMTPSAFLIDGSPVTLRKPAPVAQRGPAITASGSRKVEGLRARTARAGRIWVEGIHDAALVEKIWGHDLRVEGVVVEPLHGIDDLHSLVTQFGPTRQARLGVLVDHLVKDSKESRIVAGLGENVLVTGHPYVDIWQAVKPSAVGIDEWPVVPRGEDWKTGICQRLGWGEPADGFRRVLSSVSSYRDIEPALLGAVERLVDFVTEPA
- a CDS encoding VWA domain-containing protein, which gives rise to MSLSEFQHPLWLILLVVPLALAAGYVIALRSKKRRTVRFGNFGALRTVDRRGRHWFTHVPAVLLVLSLLALVVALAGPQREQKVPRNRATVMLVVDVSLSMEATDVSPSRLEAAQQAATTFTNNLTQGVNLGLVSYAGTASMLVAPTTDRGPVVRAVERLKLDERTATGEAIYTATQAISTFTESLGGPDQAPPARIVLLSDGKETVPADPTEERGAFTAAERAAEAGIPVSTISFGTLYGTVDIQGRPQPVPVDDASLRRIADISDGDFFTASSLEELDSVYRTLEEQIGYEWKNADASRPWLVVGTLLAMAAAAGSLSAHRRIP
- a CDS encoding ferrochelatase: MTGSTDDTGQQVDALLVLSFGGPEGQEDVIPFLENVTRGRGIPRERLEEVATHYRHLGGRSPINDLNREIITNVEAELARRGRDLPVYFGNRNWMPMVEDTVRQMVADGVRTAAVFATSAWGGYSGCAQYQEDIARARDQVEGAPTMVRLRQFYDHPLFVQRFATDLKAAVASAAPGARVIFTAHSVPNAADETAGPPALGGRLYSRQVAEASRLVAAAAGVEDYDLVWQSRSGPPSVPWLEPDVVDHVSDLASTKEVRDVVVVPIGFISDHVEVIWDLDTELVDEVRELGVTVTRCATPGPSPEFAGMILELLDEVESGTPQERPGSVPALGRNRDGSRCAIGCCAR
- the fabG1 gene encoding 3-oxoacyl-ACP reductase FabG1, yielding MVSESTRDITPRTVLVTGGNRGIGRAVAERLHSDGHRVAVTHRGSGAPDGLFGVQCDVTDPASVDSAFTAVEAEFGPVEVVVSNAGITEDTLLMRMKDEQFTSVLDANLAGAFRVAKRASRGMLRARFGRLIFIGSVVGQSGTAGQVNYASSKAGLIGMARSLTRELGSRSITANVVAPGFIDTDMTSALDDKTQEQAIAAIPLGRKGSADDVAGVVSFLAGDDAGYISGAVIPVDGGMGMGH
- a CDS encoding DUF58 domain-containing protein: MNAADAGRRDDPADVSSRAALAQLELLVTRRLDGVLNGDHRGLLPGPGTEPGEARAYEPGDDVRTMDWSVTARTTVPHIRQTIADRELETWLIVDLSPSLDVESRYGTKRRLVEAAVATVGFLSAGGGSQVGMVLTGDGRPRVLRATGGRDHVRRLLDEVARATPRVSSGGLLDDCLHAVRNAARRHGLVVVISDFLSEVNWERSLRVLGTRHEFLAVHVSDPLDIALPAVGAALLQDPNTGEVLELDVDDALAADYRRAAQEQRDRVHSALRRCGAPVLALRTDRDWIRDVIDFVGVRRQGGLPTGDSLTRDLPDDHPGAQEVAPR
- a CDS encoding NlpC/P60 family protein translates to MEPDHSSNRARGVRPRGNRGRPPGRAALAAALVLGTAAGVVHAPISGAQPISAVAPRDISGLIRAVAEATATLDQTHEEIAVQRESVNKSLVDLQMARIELDRAIAHADRTSAEREQAESGVEAARNALDDYSRLLHRQGTAPGAASGILNPGGPADAGLRQEYLRRAAADQRTVVGDMVAAAEEAARQESDAVAARDAAEQRYSDAAARRDSAEAEVSEVAGDVAALEEQVGTLTRELEEHRSALAESGATPAGPRTEATDGVDAEAMRAEALSALAAEPEAGEQAADIASALPSHLDLGAVRQFAGGSSDQATRALGGTIDAGSVGAAIDAGINGDTERIVQQVADAIGRADFGSIAQGPAAPGPAAPGPGGGQGGNSGPPSNSARVETVVNRALSQLGVPYAWGGGDAKGPTRGIRDGGVADSHGDYNKIGFDCSGLMIYAFAGIGKALPHYTGYQYTAGPQHPVATRQRGDMLFWPGHVALYLGDGKMVEAPQSGDVVKISSVRMAGIWPMVVRLV